The following proteins are encoded in a genomic region of Protaetiibacter sp. SSC-01:
- a CDS encoding Pr6Pr family membrane protein, translated as MRTAFILLRAAGAIAVVAAVVGQLLVSLDYWTTTGVRDLATSVANFFSFFTIQSNIVGAVSLAIGAVHLARGGGEDPRWFAVLRACATTYLVTTGVVYNLLLRGIELPQGSTLAWSNEVLHVVVPIVLLVDWLFAPGRRRLGWGTVGIVVIYPIVWVLYTLVRGPLVYSDATGRQGWYPYPFLDPANFENGYGTVALYVVAIAALIAVAGCGVVAVSRMRRPR; from the coding sequence ATGCGCACCGCCTTCATCCTGCTCCGCGCGGCCGGGGCGATCGCCGTCGTGGCCGCCGTCGTCGGCCAGCTGCTCGTGAGCCTCGACTACTGGACGACGACGGGCGTGCGCGACCTCGCGACCTCGGTCGCGAACTTCTTCTCGTTCTTCACGATCCAGTCGAACATCGTGGGCGCCGTGTCGCTCGCGATCGGCGCCGTGCACCTCGCCCGGGGCGGGGGCGAGGACCCGCGCTGGTTCGCCGTGCTGCGCGCGTGCGCCACGACCTACCTCGTGACGACGGGTGTCGTCTACAACCTGCTGCTGCGCGGCATCGAGCTGCCGCAGGGCTCGACGCTCGCGTGGTCGAACGAGGTGCTGCACGTCGTCGTGCCGATCGTGCTGCTCGTCGACTGGCTCTTCGCGCCCGGGCGCCGCCGGCTCGGGTGGGGCACGGTCGGCATCGTCGTGATCTACCCGATCGTGTGGGTGCTCTACACCCTCGTGCGCGGTCCCCTCGTCTACAGCGACGCGACGGGCCGCCAGGGCTGGTACCCCTATCCGTTCCTCGACCCCGCGAACTTCGAGAACGGCTACGGCACGGTCGCGCTCTACGTCGTCGCGATCGCGGCGCTCATCGCCGTCGCCGGATGCGGGGTCGTCGCGGTCTCGCGGATGCGGCGGCCGCGCTAG
- a CDS encoding NADP-dependent oxidoreductase, producing MRAVTFTAPGGPEVLGLDEVAVPTRVNAEFLIRVVAAGVNPIDAKTRAGRGAWPGVTSTPVVLGNDFSGIVVEAPYEAHPLQPGTEVYGMGMVPRTSGSYAEFLTVNALSVARKPPSLSHAEAAAVPLAALTAWGMVVETAKAHEGQRMLVHAGAGGVGHFAVQFASYFGAHVVATGSARNAAFLRELGAAEVVDYTAGPFEEAVGEVDAVIDLIGNVADETGSRSLRVIRPGGIYVNGPTGSFPTMAEEAEAAGVRATGYRVTPDAATLAIVTRLIESGDVRVYVDRVLPLDDVAEAHRLIESGHTRGKIVLTVAEG from the coding sequence ATGCGAGCCGTGACCTTCACGGCGCCCGGCGGTCCCGAGGTGCTCGGGCTCGACGAGGTCGCCGTGCCGACGCGCGTCAACGCGGAGTTCCTCATCCGCGTGGTCGCCGCGGGCGTCAACCCGATCGACGCGAAGACCCGCGCCGGCCGCGGCGCGTGGCCCGGCGTCACGTCGACGCCCGTCGTGCTCGGCAACGACTTCTCCGGCATCGTCGTGGAGGCGCCCTACGAGGCCCACCCGCTGCAGCCCGGCACCGAGGTGTACGGCATGGGCATGGTGCCCCGCACGAGCGGTTCCTACGCCGAGTTCCTCACCGTGAACGCGCTGAGCGTCGCGCGCAAGCCGCCGTCGCTCTCGCACGCCGAGGCGGCCGCCGTGCCGCTCGCCGCGCTCACCGCGTGGGGCATGGTCGTCGAGACGGCGAAGGCGCACGAGGGGCAGCGGATGCTCGTGCACGCGGGCGCAGGCGGCGTCGGCCACTTCGCGGTGCAGTTCGCGTCGTACTTCGGGGCGCACGTCGTCGCGACGGGGTCGGCGCGCAACGCCGCGTTCCTGCGCGAGCTCGGCGCGGCCGAGGTCGTCGACTACACCGCGGGCCCCTTCGAGGAGGCCGTCGGCGAGGTCGACGCCGTCATCGACCTCATCGGCAACGTCGCGGACGAGACGGGCTCGCGGTCGCTGCGCGTCATCCGTCCGGGCGGCATCTACGTCAACGGGCCGACGGGCTCGTTCCCGACGATGGCCGAGGAGGCCGAGGCTGCCGGCGTGCGCGCGACGGGCTACCGCGTGACCCCGGATGCCGCGACGCTCGCGATCGTCACGCGACTCATCGAGTCGGGCGACGTGCGCGTCTACGTCGACCGCGTGCTGCCGCTCGACGACGTCGCCGAGGCGCACCGGCTCATCGAGTCGGGGCACACGCGCGGCAAGATCGTGCTGACCGTCGCCGAGGGCTGA